In Nocardioides sp. InS609-2, a single genomic region encodes these proteins:
- a CDS encoding HNH endonuclease signature motif containing protein — protein MDAIHPVLACAAELEASLKSVTDVDPMFMTTTDQRDALLALTRVDAQLAALRLRLTAASGDVAEVEAHRDVAAWLAHHTRVDGGAARRHHRLALSLEHWHVLAAGLAEGAVNPAQAEVIAKALDDLPTDLDPEVLARAESHLVEQAGDYGPRELRILGRRVLEVVAPEIGEDHELRLLQAEEALAHKLTRLITRRRGDGTTDIHARVPDAVADRLTTYLHAYTNPRHHDGEKTPYDVRLGHAFCALLEHTDPHRLPVHGGDATTVLVTIDLQTLRDGVGAALTHTGTPIAPDHARRLACTAGIIPAILGTDGHVLDLGRTARLFSPAQRKALRVRDTTCRAHGCDIPAAWCEAHHAGDPWAHGGTTDLADGQLLCSFHHHKAHDPSYARSRLPNGDVRFHRRR, from the coding sequence GTGGATGCAATCCATCCGGTGCTGGCATGCGCCGCGGAGCTCGAGGCGTCGCTGAAGTCGGTGACCGACGTGGATCCGATGTTCATGACCACCACCGACCAGCGAGACGCGCTGCTGGCGTTGACGCGGGTCGACGCCCAGCTGGCCGCACTGCGACTCCGGCTGACCGCCGCCTCCGGCGATGTCGCGGAGGTCGAGGCGCATCGAGACGTCGCGGCCTGGCTGGCCCACCACACGCGGGTCGACGGCGGCGCGGCCCGCCGCCACCACCGACTGGCGCTCAGCCTCGAGCACTGGCACGTGCTGGCCGCCGGTCTCGCCGAGGGCGCCGTCAACCCGGCCCAGGCCGAGGTGATCGCGAAGGCACTCGACGACCTGCCCACCGACCTCGACCCGGAAGTGCTGGCGCGTGCCGAGTCCCACCTCGTCGAGCAGGCCGGCGACTACGGCCCGCGCGAGCTGCGGATCCTCGGCCGCCGCGTCCTCGAGGTCGTGGCCCCCGAGATCGGCGAGGACCACGAGCTCCGGCTCCTTCAAGCAGAAGAAGCACTCGCCCACAAGCTGACCCGCCTCATCACCCGCCGACGCGGCGACGGCACCACGGACATCCATGCCCGGGTCCCCGACGCCGTCGCCGACCGACTCACCACCTACCTGCACGCCTACACCAACCCACGCCACCACGACGGTGAGAAGACGCCGTACGACGTCCGCCTCGGCCACGCGTTCTGCGCGCTCCTCGAACACACCGACCCACACCGGCTGCCCGTCCACGGCGGTGACGCCACCACCGTCCTGGTCACCATCGACCTCCAGACGCTGCGCGACGGCGTCGGCGCCGCGCTCACCCACACCGGCACCCCCATCGCCCCCGACCACGCCCGCCGACTGGCCTGCACCGCCGGCATCATCCCCGCCATCCTCGGCACCGACGGCCACGTCCTCGACCTCGGCCGCACCGCCCGACTCTTCAGCCCCGCCCAACGCAAAGCCCTCCGGGTGCGCGACACCACCTGCCGTGCCCACGGCTGCGATATCCCAGCAGCCTGGTGCGAAGCCCACCACGCAGGCGACCCCTGGGCCCACGGCGGCACTACCGACCTCGCCGACGGGCAACTCCTGTGCAGCTTCCACCACCACAAGGCCCACGACCCAAGCTACGCACGCAGCCGACTTCCCAACGGCGACGTCAGATTCCACCGACGCAGATAG
- a CDS encoding sugar ABC transporter substrate-binding protein produces the protein MKRTATALAVVAVTSLVLTSCGRDEAGGGGEEQSKAISDGAATGTIEVWAMGTEGDELQAFSADFEEANPDAEVKVTAIPWDAAHNKIANAIASGETPDVSLIGTTWMGEFAEAGGLMPTPEGLVDEADFFPGAWGSTEVGGTSYGVPWYVETRALYYRKDMAEKSGWSEAPQTWEELHQFATDMKEKGGAEYGLSLQPGQTGSWQTVLPFAWSNGAAVTNEAGTEYTIDSPEMVEALDYYTSYFDEGLSPARMLDPGELESGFADGSYGAFISGPWHTGLVEEAGLSTDEYAVAPLPGKDSGPGTSFVGGGDLAVFSDSDNTDAAWKYVQWLSEPETQQGFYDTVGDLPAVQAAWDTGELAEDPQLQVFGTQLETTEAPPAVPTWEQVAATIDTLVEQASKGATKPEDAVKEMQSKASSIGTGL, from the coding sequence ATGAAGCGCACTGCCACCGCCCTCGCCGTTGTCGCCGTCACGAGCCTCGTCCTCACGTCCTGTGGACGCGACGAGGCCGGAGGGGGTGGAGAGGAGCAGAGCAAGGCCATCTCCGACGGCGCCGCCACCGGGACCATCGAGGTCTGGGCGATGGGCACCGAGGGCGACGAGCTCCAGGCGTTCTCCGCCGACTTCGAGGAGGCCAACCCGGACGCCGAGGTCAAGGTGACCGCAATCCCGTGGGACGCCGCGCACAACAAGATCGCCAACGCGATCGCCAGTGGCGAGACCCCCGACGTGAGCCTGATCGGCACCACGTGGATGGGTGAGTTCGCCGAGGCCGGTGGCTTGATGCCGACCCCCGAGGGCCTCGTCGACGAGGCCGACTTCTTCCCCGGCGCCTGGGGTTCGACCGAGGTCGGCGGCACCTCCTACGGCGTCCCCTGGTACGTCGAGACACGGGCCCTCTACTACCGCAAGGACATGGCGGAGAAGTCCGGCTGGAGCGAGGCCCCCCAGACCTGGGAGGAGCTGCACCAGTTCGCCACCGACATGAAGGAGAAGGGCGGCGCCGAGTACGGCCTGAGCCTGCAGCCCGGCCAGACCGGCTCCTGGCAGACCGTGCTCCCGTTCGCCTGGTCCAACGGCGCCGCGGTCACCAACGAGGCCGGCACCGAATACACCATCGACTCGCCGGAGATGGTCGAGGCGCTCGACTACTACACCTCGTACTTCGACGAGGGCCTCTCGCCGGCCCGGATGCTCGACCCGGGCGAGCTCGAGAGCGGCTTCGCCGACGGCAGCTACGGCGCCTTCATCTCCGGCCCCTGGCACACCGGGCTCGTCGAGGAGGCCGGCCTGAGCACCGACGAGTACGCCGTGGCGCCGCTGCCCGGCAAGGACTCCGGACCCGGCACGTCGTTCGTCGGCGGTGGAGACCTCGCGGTCTTCTCGGACTCCGACAACACCGACGCCGCCTGGAAGTACGTCCAGTGGCTCAGCGAGCCGGAGACCCAGCAGGGCTTCTACGACACCGTCGGTGACCTGCCCGCCGTCCAGGCCGCCTGGGACACCGGCGAGCTCGCGGAGGACCCGCAGCTCCAGGTGTTCGGCACGCAGCTCGAGACCACCGAGGCCCCGCCGGCCGTCCCGACCTGGGAGCAGGTCGCCGCGACGATCGACACCCTCGTCGAGCAGGCCTCGAAGGGCGCTACGAAGCCTGAGGACGCGGTCAAGGAGATGCAGTCCAAGGCGTCGTCGATCGGCACCGGTCTCTGA
- a CDS encoding DinB family protein yields MTTTDGSITLPAAGTEAETLLGSLDRIRGRFAWKCGPLDAESMRATLGPSIMTLGGLLKHMAFVEDYFFTKCLFGRELGPEWAAIDYEDPEWEWHTAVDDSPEELFALWQGSVARSRAAVADALADGGLDRIAVRAPFPELPSLRKMFVDMIEEYARHAGHADLIRESIDGLVGEDPPE; encoded by the coding sequence GTGACCACCACGGATGGCTCCATCACCCTGCCCGCCGCCGGCACCGAGGCCGAGACCCTGCTCGGCAGTCTCGACCGCATCCGCGGGAGGTTCGCGTGGAAGTGCGGCCCGCTCGACGCGGAGTCGATGCGGGCCACGCTCGGCCCGTCGATCATGACGCTGGGCGGGCTGCTCAAGCACATGGCCTTCGTCGAGGACTACTTCTTCACCAAGTGCCTGTTCGGCCGGGAGCTCGGGCCCGAGTGGGCGGCGATCGACTACGAGGACCCCGAGTGGGAGTGGCACACCGCCGTAGACGACAGCCCCGAGGAGCTCTTCGCGTTGTGGCAGGGCTCGGTCGCCCGGTCCCGTGCGGCGGTCGCCGACGCGCTGGCCGACGGCGGGCTCGACCGGATAGCCGTCCGTGCGCCGTTCCCCGAGCTGCCCAGCCTGCGCAAGATGTTCGTCGACATGATCGAGGAGTACGCCCGGCATGCCGGCCACGCCGACCTGATCCGCGAGTCGATCGACGGGCTCGTGGGTGAGGACCCGCCCGAATAA
- a CDS encoding DUF2237 domain-containing protein, whose protein sequence is MTERNVLGGDLEPCGTDPVTGFFRDGTCTVGPEDVGVHGVCAVMTDEFLAHQQAVGNDLQTPHHEWNFPGLRPGDRWCVVAVRWLQAFADGVAAPVVLASTHESVLRVVPLEALEEHAVDVPPDLSELDQP, encoded by the coding sequence GTGACCGAACGCAACGTCCTCGGCGGCGATCTAGAACCGTGTGGCACCGACCCCGTGACCGGCTTCTTCCGTGACGGGACGTGCACGGTCGGGCCGGAGGACGTCGGTGTGCACGGGGTCTGCGCGGTGATGACCGACGAGTTCCTGGCCCACCAGCAGGCGGTCGGCAACGACCTCCAGACCCCCCACCACGAGTGGAACTTCCCGGGTCTGCGGCCCGGCGACCGCTGGTGCGTGGTCGCCGTCCGCTGGCTCCAGGCGTTCGCCGACGGCGTGGCCGCGCCGGTCGTGCTGGCCTCCACCCACGAATCGGTGCTGCGCGTCGTACCCCTCGAGGCACTCGAGGAGCACGCCGTGGACGTACCCCCGGACCTGAGCGAGCTGGACCAGCCCTGA
- a CDS encoding dihydrofolate reductase family protein produces the protein MLVGRDLASYDVATEHLRERSGQLVEVPRDVTAELVRRALVSVGDQDRDGVIYISGSGRLVRALLADGLVDELHLFVYPIALGEGEKFWGEGQTELALLAQDVYDNGVVHLSYGPAARVDS, from the coding sequence GTGCTCGTCGGTCGTGACCTCGCGTCGTACGATGTCGCGACCGAGCACCTCCGAGAACGCAGCGGCCAGCTCGTCGAAGTCCCACGCGACGTCACCGCCGAGCTCGTACGTCGAGCCCTCGTGTCCGTCGGTGACCAGGACCGCGACGGCGTCATCTACATCTCCGGCAGCGGCCGGCTGGTCCGTGCGCTGCTGGCCGACGGGTTGGTCGACGAGCTGCACCTGTTCGTCTACCCGATCGCGCTCGGCGAGGGCGAGAAGTTCTGGGGAGAGGGGCAGACCGAGCTGGCACTGCTCGCGCAGGACGTCTACGACAACGGCGTCGTACACCTGTCCTACGGCCCGGCAGCGCGCGTCGACTCATGA
- a CDS encoding dihydrofolate reductase family protein: MSRVVCDISISTDGYAAGLGQTLEKPFGDGPVDRLHCWMFDTPEESPHELAAITAAGAFVMGRNMFGPGRGEWDVDWRGWWGPEPPYHGPVFVLTHHPREPVEMEGGTTFNFVTDGVESALEQARAAAGDADISITGGAATVNQCLAAGLLDELRTHVVPFTLGAGERLFDGVPPLDLEVVSVRPVSQATHVTYRPRGPIGTAG, from the coding sequence ATGAGCAGGGTGGTCTGTGACATCAGCATCTCCACCGACGGGTACGCCGCCGGGCTGGGGCAGACACTCGAGAAGCCGTTCGGCGACGGACCGGTCGACCGCCTGCACTGCTGGATGTTCGACACTCCCGAGGAGAGTCCGCACGAGCTGGCCGCCATCACCGCCGCCGGTGCCTTCGTCATGGGGCGCAACATGTTCGGCCCGGGACGCGGCGAGTGGGACGTCGACTGGCGTGGCTGGTGGGGCCCCGAGCCGCCGTACCACGGTCCGGTCTTCGTGCTGACGCATCACCCGCGGGAGCCCGTGGAGATGGAAGGTGGGACGACGTTCAACTTCGTCACCGATGGCGTCGAGTCTGCGTTGGAGCAGGCCCGGGCAGCCGCCGGGGATGCTGACATCTCCATCACCGGTGGGGCCGCGACGGTCAACCAGTGCCTCGCGGCGGGACTGCTGGACGAGCTGCGCACCCATGTCGTGCCATTCACCCTGGGCGCCGGCGAGCGGCTCTTCGACGGCGTCCCGCCCCTGGACCTCGAGGTGGTGTCGGTCCGGCCGGTCTCGCAGGCGACGCACGTGACGTATCGCCCTCGGGGCCCGATCGGGACAGCTGGTTGA
- a CDS encoding sugar ABC transporter permease, which produces MTATATEPRQGRPAKDSRPTKSRHVDPTRRGQAVAAWILALPFCALFLVFTAGPVLASLGLSFTDLRSTDVRNPLGVEFVGLTNYADLVSDPLFRKVTLNTLLYLVLGVPLTMAVALGVAVALNRITRLRAFFRVGYYLPVVTSIVAVSVVWKFLLRDNGGLVNVMLAWVGINGPGYLDSTTTALPTLVVMAVWRNFGSLMVIFLAGLQTIPKEISEAAETDGASAWATFRYITLPMLRPTLLFGAVITSIGYLQFFEEAFVMTKGGPLDSTKSVTFFTYEQFGFGNYAYASAAAYLLFLAIVLLTLFQFRLLREKD; this is translated from the coding sequence ATGACCGCCACGGCAACGGAGCCGCGACAGGGGCGGCCGGCGAAGGACAGCCGGCCGACCAAGTCGCGGCACGTGGATCCCACGCGGCGCGGCCAGGCCGTGGCCGCGTGGATCCTCGCCCTGCCGTTCTGCGCACTGTTCCTCGTCTTCACCGCGGGACCGGTCCTGGCCAGCCTCGGCCTGAGCTTCACCGACCTGCGCAGCACCGACGTACGCAACCCGCTCGGTGTCGAGTTCGTCGGCCTGACCAACTACGCCGACCTGGTCTCGGACCCGCTTTTCCGCAAGGTCACCCTCAACACCCTGCTCTACCTGGTGCTCGGGGTGCCGCTGACCATGGCCGTCGCGCTGGGTGTCGCTGTCGCGCTGAACCGGATCACCCGGCTGCGCGCGTTCTTCCGGGTCGGCTACTACCTCCCGGTCGTGACCAGCATCGTGGCGGTCTCGGTGGTGTGGAAGTTCCTGCTCCGCGACAACGGCGGGCTGGTCAACGTGATGCTCGCCTGGGTGGGAATCAACGGTCCTGGCTACCTCGACTCCACGACCACCGCGCTGCCGACGCTGGTGGTGATGGCGGTCTGGCGCAACTTCGGCAGCCTGATGGTGATCTTCCTGGCCGGCCTGCAGACCATCCCGAAGGAGATCTCCGAGGCTGCGGAGACCGACGGGGCGTCGGCCTGGGCGACCTTCCGCTACATCACCTTGCCGATGCTCCGCCCGACGCTGCTCTTCGGCGCGGTGATCACCAGCATCGGCTACCTCCAGTTCTTCGAGGAGGCCTTCGTGATGACCAAGGGCGGCCCGCTCGACTCGACCAAGTCCGTCACGTTCTTCACCTATGAGCAGTTCGGGTTCGGCAACTACGCCTACGCGTCGGCCGCTGCCTACCTGCTGTTCCTCGCCATCGTGCTGCTGACGCTGTTCCAGTTCCGGCTGCTGCGAGAGAAGGACTGA
- a CDS encoding DUF1097 family protein has protein sequence MTSRLKAAAPLAIVIAVLALIWVEFSLNFTFHWVTSGDLGNGLSLPASFHLIVPTAFVSWGLFFAAGADSSALQKVAVASVVGTLGGLFVMALAPEVADLPDFWGIAVVVAVAAFLVVMVSVVGDWYYVPGIFGAFAATIFWWIATGLDNWAPDGGGVGNSVKALGDPATAGAGAFGGVLSTPYVWVWVNTLVTLLIGCALGLISVKLTGILTPAAKPDREAAK, from the coding sequence ATGACATCTCGCCTGAAGGCCGCCGCTCCGCTCGCCATCGTGATCGCCGTGCTCGCGCTCATCTGGGTCGAGTTCAGTCTCAACTTCACCTTCCACTGGGTCACCTCGGGCGACCTCGGCAACGGGCTGAGCCTGCCAGCCAGCTTCCATCTCATCGTCCCCACGGCGTTCGTGTCGTGGGGGCTGTTCTTCGCCGCCGGAGCCGACAGCTCAGCCCTCCAGAAGGTCGCCGTCGCCTCGGTGGTCGGGACGCTGGGCGGCCTCTTCGTGATGGCCCTGGCTCCGGAGGTCGCCGACCTGCCGGACTTCTGGGGCATCGCCGTGGTGGTCGCGGTCGCGGCCTTCCTGGTGGTGATGGTCTCCGTGGTCGGCGACTGGTACTACGTGCCCGGCATCTTCGGCGCGTTCGCAGCCACGATCTTCTGGTGGATTGCCACCGGCCTGGACAACTGGGCCCCGGACGGCGGCGGCGTCGGCAACAGCGTGAAGGCACTGGGCGACCCGGCGACTGCCGGCGCCGGCGCCTTCGGCGGCGTCCTGTCGACGCCGTACGTCTGGGTCTGGGTCAACACCCTGGTCACACTCCTTATCGGGTGCGCCCTGGGCCTGATCTCGGTCAAGCTCACGGGGATCCTCACCCCCGCAGCGAAGCCGGACCGGGAGGCCGCCAAGTAG
- a CDS encoding GNAT family N-acetyltransferase encodes MTSRIIATGPDGYFVARDLESRARSPEPGGPSLTGDTRPNTLQITAATPSAPGVGAAPRFREYADPDERSWLRCRVLGFLDTTYFDDVWPTRPAPAPGLSLVAVSGDDVVAICDASLAEHGATIDTVVVHPDHRRTGLAGALLDELVRRLKARGITRLDAWTRDDPGTRAWYEASGFEVGYRYLHVYVTGVDEMADAVQAQVGLEPRSGFFHADTQDPGVEADLRRRFRRVHACHRFVRDL; translated from the coding sequence GTGACCTCGCGGATCATCGCCACCGGCCCGGACGGCTACTTCGTGGCGCGTGACCTGGAGTCTCGCGCCCGCAGTCCAGAGCCAGGTGGCCCTTCACTCACCGGCGACACCCGGCCGAACACTCTCCAGATCACGGCAGCGACGCCATCGGCGCCAGGTGTCGGGGCTGCTCCACGGTTCCGGGAGTACGCGGACCCGGACGAGCGCTCGTGGCTGCGCTGCCGGGTCCTGGGCTTTCTCGACACGACCTACTTCGACGACGTCTGGCCAACGCGTCCAGCGCCGGCACCCGGGCTGTCACTGGTGGCCGTCAGCGGCGACGACGTGGTCGCGATCTGCGACGCGTCCTTGGCCGAGCACGGGGCGACGATCGACACGGTCGTCGTACATCCCGATCACCGCCGGACCGGTCTGGCCGGCGCCCTGCTCGACGAGCTGGTACGACGCCTGAAGGCGCGCGGCATCACGCGGCTGGACGCGTGGACCCGCGACGACCCTGGCACCCGGGCCTGGTACGAGGCGTCCGGTTTCGAGGTCGGCTACCGGTACCTACACGTGTATGTGACGGGAGTCGACGAGATGGCAGATGCGGTCCAGGCGCAGGTGGGTCTGGAGCCCCGGTCGGGCTTCTTCCATGCGGACACCCAGGACCCCGGTGTCGAGGCCGACCTCCGGCGGCGATTCAGGCGGGTCCACGCGTGCCACCGGTTCGTCCGGGACCTGTGA
- a CDS encoding MFS transporter, with the protein MKSSIWRTPGIPPLVAMTVTGFCGYAALLPVAPLWAVHGGANSGGAGLVNGILLLFTVLTQVLVPTALRRFGWVPVLTTGMVFLGATAALYVVSDALAPVLALSAARGIGFGVLTVTGSASVAALVDPERRGEAIGLYGLAAGLPNLLLLPAAPWVAQNVGYWVVFAVSALPLVGVPAARRLGAVLQEKQEKAADLPDAAKADEMSAGDDPAFAAYLRLLRPTVVLLSVTMAGGAAITFVPQMVSDDLLGAAGLLLMGLVTALARWRVGRLADRYRTHRFLWPLVLVTGVSTALVAWSVRDADTSAGLFLAAAALLGLSYGALQNLTLVVAFGVVSRRHHNLASSVWNIGFDAGTALGAVAVGVIAVQTSFATAFLVVACLAVVVLPAAVLRGTSR; encoded by the coding sequence GTGAAGTCCTCCATCTGGCGAACGCCCGGCATCCCACCGCTGGTCGCCATGACGGTCACCGGCTTCTGCGGCTACGCGGCGCTGCTCCCGGTCGCACCGCTGTGGGCCGTGCACGGCGGCGCCAACAGCGGCGGCGCCGGCCTGGTCAACGGGATCCTGCTGCTCTTCACGGTGCTGACCCAGGTCCTCGTGCCCACCGCCCTGCGCCGCTTCGGCTGGGTGCCCGTGCTGACGACGGGGATGGTGTTCCTCGGCGCAACCGCCGCCTTGTACGTCGTCAGTGACGCGCTCGCTCCGGTGCTGGCGCTCTCCGCGGCCCGCGGCATCGGGTTCGGCGTGCTCACCGTCACCGGCAGCGCTTCGGTGGCCGCGCTCGTCGACCCCGAGCGGCGCGGTGAGGCGATCGGCCTCTACGGGCTCGCGGCCGGCCTCCCGAACCTGCTCCTCCTGCCGGCCGCGCCGTGGGTCGCGCAGAACGTCGGCTACTGGGTGGTCTTCGCGGTCAGTGCCCTGCCGCTGGTCGGTGTGCCTGCGGCGCGCCGCCTGGGCGCCGTACTGCAGGAGAAGCAGGAGAAGGCGGCAGACCTGCCGGACGCTGCGAAGGCGGACGAGATGTCGGCAGGGGACGACCCGGCGTTCGCGGCGTACCTCCGGTTGCTGCGACCGACCGTCGTGCTGCTGTCGGTCACCATGGCCGGCGGCGCGGCGATCACGTTCGTGCCGCAGATGGTGTCGGACGACCTGCTGGGCGCGGCCGGACTCCTGCTCATGGGACTGGTCACCGCGCTCGCCCGGTGGCGCGTGGGCAGGCTGGCCGACCGGTACCGAACGCACCGATTCCTGTGGCCGCTGGTGCTCGTCACCGGCGTGAGTACGGCGCTCGTCGCCTGGTCGGTGCGAGATGCCGACACGAGCGCGGGCCTGTTCCTCGCGGCGGCGGCCCTGCTCGGGCTGTCCTACGGGGCATTGCAGAACCTCACCCTCGTCGTGGCCTTCGGCGTCGTCTCCCGGCGGCACCACAACCTGGCCAGCTCCGTGTGGAACATCGGCTTCGACGCGGGTACGGCGCTCGGCGCCGTGGCGGTCGGCGTGATCGCCGTGCAGACGTCGTTCGCGACTGCCTTCCTCGTCGTGGCATGTCTGGCCGTCGTGGTGCTACCTGCCGCCGTCCTGCGCGGCACCAGCCGCTGA
- a CDS encoding LysE family translocator, producing MLTLDQIFTFGLAAAILIAIPGPSVVFVVGRALSYGQRVALASVAGNTLGLLTIVVLVSAGLGFVVQESVVVFTVLKVAGAAYLVYLGVQAIRHRAGFQRVREAGPMPPWTALRQGYVVGVSNPKAFMIIGALLPQFVVPETGHIPLQLLLLGLVAVFIGLISDSLWAVLASRVRDWFTATPKRGEAVGVVGGVSMIGLGMALVASGRE from the coding sequence GTGCTCACACTCGACCAGATCTTCACGTTCGGTCTCGCCGCCGCCATCCTGATCGCGATCCCCGGCCCGAGCGTCGTGTTCGTCGTCGGCCGCGCCCTCTCCTACGGGCAGCGGGTCGCGCTGGCGAGCGTGGCCGGCAACACCCTGGGCCTGCTGACGATCGTGGTGCTCGTCTCCGCCGGGCTGGGCTTCGTCGTACAGGAGTCGGTCGTCGTGTTCACCGTCCTGAAGGTCGCGGGTGCGGCGTACCTCGTCTACCTCGGCGTGCAGGCGATCCGGCACCGCGCAGGGTTCCAGCGCGTGCGGGAGGCCGGCCCGATGCCGCCGTGGACGGCGCTGCGGCAGGGGTACGTCGTCGGGGTCTCCAACCCCAAGGCGTTCATGATCATCGGTGCCCTGCTCCCGCAGTTCGTCGTGCCGGAGACCGGCCACATCCCGTTGCAACTGCTCCTGCTGGGCCTGGTGGCCGTGTTCATCGGCCTGATCTCCGACTCACTCTGGGCGGTGCTGGCCAGCCGGGTCCGGGACTGGTTCACCGCGACACCGAAGCGGGGCGAGGCCGTCGGCGTCGTGGGTGGGGTCTCGATGATCGGGCTGGGCATGGCGCTCGTGGCCTCCGGCCGCGAGTGA
- a CDS encoding LacI family DNA-binding transcriptional regulator, with amino-acid sequence MLPTIRDVARQAGVSIATVSRVMRESEGVRDATRVRVLAAAEELEYTPSQLGRQLAERRHAANGIVFPDLSGPYYAEVVLGYEAVAAELRRSVLILSTHGRSDAESAVRDMAGRCDGLVILGRTVSDAAVLHLADRGTKLVLVARPPIGSVDSVNAENHASARTLTEHLLSEGVRNLRFVGDPVTSPDVAERWAGVRAAFLRSDSGRTPELVTVDELDEESGAAVAAAALAADDLPDAFVCANDELALGLLGRLRAAGVDVPRTVMVTGWDDVMAARYAGLTTVRQPMRQLGATAARLLDELIVEERTEPRHELLQTELVIRSSSSSTSPKEPK; translated from the coding sequence ATGTTGCCCACGATTCGCGATGTGGCCCGCCAGGCCGGCGTCTCCATCGCCACCGTCTCCCGGGTGATGCGCGAGTCCGAAGGCGTCCGTGACGCCACCCGGGTCCGTGTCCTGGCCGCCGCTGAGGAGCTGGAGTACACCCCCAGCCAGCTCGGCCGGCAGCTCGCCGAGCGGCGGCACGCCGCCAACGGCATCGTCTTCCCCGACCTGTCCGGCCCCTACTACGCCGAGGTCGTCTTGGGCTACGAGGCCGTGGCCGCCGAGCTGCGCCGCTCCGTGCTGATCTTGTCCACCCACGGCCGCAGCGATGCCGAGTCCGCGGTCCGCGACATGGCCGGTCGCTGCGACGGGCTGGTCATCCTCGGCCGCACCGTCAGCGACGCCGCCGTCCTGCACCTCGCCGACCGCGGCACCAAGCTGGTCCTCGTCGCCCGACCCCCGATCGGGTCCGTCGACTCGGTGAACGCCGAGAACCACGCCAGCGCCCGCACCCTCACCGAGCACCTGCTCTCCGAGGGGGTCCGCAACCTTCGCTTCGTCGGTGACCCGGTCACCTCGCCCGACGTGGCCGAGCGCTGGGCGGGCGTCCGGGCTGCCTTCCTGCGGTCTGACTCCGGCCGCACCCCCGAGCTGGTGACCGTCGACGAGCTCGACGAGGAGTCCGGTGCGGCCGTGGCCGCCGCCGCCCTCGCGGCCGACGACCTGCCCGACGCCTTCGTCTGCGCCAACGACGAGCTCGCGCTCGGCCTGCTCGGCCGGCTCAGGGCCGCCGGCGTCGACGTGCCCCGCACCGTCATGGTGACCGGCTGGGACGACGTGATGGCCGCGCGCTACGCCGGCCTGACCACCGTCCGCCAGCCGATGCGCCAGCTCGGTGCCACCGCCGCCCGACTTCTCGACGAGCTCATCGTCGAAGAACGCACCGAACCACGCCATGAGCTGCTCCAGACCGAGCTCGTGATCAGAAGCAGCAGCAGCTCCACCTCCCCTAAGGAACCGAAATGA